In Gammaproteobacteria bacterium, the genomic window GATCATAAATTTTTTGTCACTGGCAGTATTGGGGTCAGTCTCTATCCTAATGATGGAACAACTGTCGAAGCACTGATAAAAAATGCGGAAACTGCCATGTATACCTCAAAAGAGTTAGGTAAAAACATGATAAATTTTTATACAGAGAGCATGAATAAAAAATTTCTGACGCGACTCACCTTGGAAAACGACTTGCGAGAAGGTCTGAACCGCAATGAAATTATTGTTTTTTATCAGCCCTATATTAATCTGAATACCTCAGAAATTATTGGTGTTGAAGCATTAGCCCGTTGGCAGCATCCTGTGCTCGGATTATTACAACCGATAGAATTCATTGACTTGGCGGAGGAAACCGGTCTTATTGTTCAACTGGGAGAGCAGGTTTTGAGGATTGCCTGTGCACAAAATAAAAAATGGCAAATGGCGGGATATAAGCCCATAAGAGTATCGGTTAATATTTCTAGCAAACAATTGAGATTAACAAAATTTGACGAGGTTTTGAAGGAAATTCTGGAAGAAACGGGGCTTGATGCACGATACTTGGAGCTGGAATTAACCGAAAATGCGATTATGGAGAATACCGAGGCCGTCATGGCAATCGTTAAAAAAATTAAAAATATGGGCATATCTCTATCCATGGACGATTTTGGCACAGGATATTCAAGTTTAAATTATTTAAGACAGTTTCCATTCGACAAATTAAAAATAGATAAATCCTTTATTTTAAATGCGGAAGCGAATCCAGATAACGCGACCTTGGTTAAAACCATTATTGCCATGGCAAAAAGTTTAAAATTAAATATTATTGCAGAAGGAATGGAAACAGAAGAGCAGCGCGAGTTTCTGAAAAAAAATGAGTGTATGGAAGCCCAAGGTTTTTTATTTAGCAAGCCAATTAATTCAGAATATATGAATACTTTATTGAAAGAGCAGCAGTCCAAACAAGCTAAATAAGGGCGATAAGCATTTCGCAATCGGATTTTAGGCTAGTTCAACATGGCGTTCACTAAAGTCTTTTGGCATTGAATTTACGCAATTATTGAAAAGCCATAAATCTTCATAAAAGCCCCCAAAAACTTTCTGGGGGCTGAATAAATTTAGGATGGTTTTATATCCCAGGTTAATTGCAGACCAATTGCTTCAAGGCGATTTCGGATGGAGCCCTGTAGGTTTTGTTGGCCCTGAGTTTTCCCAATGGCAGTTGGTGCCATCTGATTTAAATTATTGTCATGTTTAAAAAACACGTGTGCGTAACCAACATCGATAGCCAGTGTTTTACAGATTCGATATTGTGCACCAATGGCAGGAACAATTTGGTTTTGATTTGGGATGAAAATATTTCTATGGACATCTGGTATAGGTGATTTATCAAACA contains:
- a CDS encoding outer membrane protein transport protein; the protein is FDKSPIPDVHRNIFIPNQNQIVPAIGAQYRICKTLAIDVGYAHVFFKHDNNLNQMAPTAIGKTQGQQNLQGSIRNRLEAIGLQLTWDIKPS